One genomic window of Eggerthella timonensis includes the following:
- the galE gene encoding UDP-glucose 4-epimerase GalE, whose amino-acid sequence MANKSLAKDHADICVLVTGGAGFIGSHTCVELLEQGYRVVVVDDLSNSSELALDRVRQITGLAADDDRLTFYEANILDRGALDRIFTENDVDAIIHFAGFKAVGESVQKPLEYYWNNFAGTLALCDVARDHDVKNLVFSSSATVYGEPEFIPITEDCPKHDATNPYGWTKSMLEQVLTDLYVGDNEWNVVLLRYFNPIGAHESGLIGEDPKGIPNNLLPYVAQVAVGKLESVGVFGDDYPTHDGTGVRDYIHVVDLARGHVAALDWMGGKVGTGEAKTAGTMAGEPAADGTRRGVGIFNLGTGTGSSVLDVVHSFERACGRKLPYEIKPRRAGDVAVNYAACDKARDELGWVAQYDLDRMCVDGWRWQSQNPDGYATAGEVTA is encoded by the coding sequence ATGGCGAACAAAAGCTTGGCCAAAGACCATGCCGATATCTGCGTGCTCGTTACGGGCGGAGCCGGGTTCATCGGAAGCCACACCTGCGTCGAGCTGCTGGAACAGGGCTATCGCGTGGTCGTCGTGGACGACCTCAGCAACTCGAGCGAGCTCGCGCTCGATCGCGTACGGCAGATCACCGGCCTTGCCGCCGACGATGACCGCCTGACCTTCTACGAGGCCAACATCCTCGATCGCGGGGCGCTCGATCGCATTTTCACCGAGAACGACGTGGACGCCATCATCCACTTCGCCGGCTTCAAAGCCGTGGGCGAAAGCGTGCAGAAGCCGCTCGAGTACTACTGGAACAACTTCGCCGGCACGCTGGCCTTGTGCGACGTGGCGCGCGACCACGACGTGAAGAACCTCGTGTTCTCGTCGAGCGCCACCGTGTACGGCGAGCCCGAGTTCATCCCCATCACCGAGGATTGCCCGAAGCACGACGCCACGAACCCCTACGGCTGGACGAAATCCATGCTCGAGCAGGTGCTCACCGACCTGTACGTGGGCGACAACGAGTGGAACGTCGTGCTGCTGCGCTACTTCAACCCCATCGGCGCGCACGAGAGCGGCCTGATCGGCGAAGATCCCAAGGGCATCCCCAACAACCTGCTGCCGTACGTTGCGCAGGTGGCCGTAGGCAAGCTGGAGAGCGTCGGCGTGTTCGGCGACGACTATCCCACGCACGACGGCACCGGCGTGCGCGATTACATCCACGTGGTGGACCTCGCACGCGGCCATGTGGCGGCGCTCGACTGGATGGGCGGCAAAGTTGGCACCGGCGAAGCGAAGACGGCAGGCACGATGGCCGGCGAGCCGGCCGCCGACGGCACGCGCCGCGGCGTGGGCATCTTCAACCTGGGAACCGGCACGGGCTCGAGCGTGCTCGACGTGGTGCACTCCTTCGAGCGCGCCTGCGGGCGAAAGCTGCCCTACGAGATCAAGCCACGCCGCGCGGGCGACGTGGCCGTGAACTACGCGGCCTGCGACAAGGCTCGCGACGAGCTGGGCTGGGTTGCGCAGTACGATCTCGACCGCATGTGCGTAGACGGTTGGCGCTGGCAATCTCAGAACCCGGACGGCTACGCCACGGCGGGAGAGGTTACGGCCTAG
- a CDS encoding GGDEF domain-containing protein — translation MLVSIAVVGLVVYAIFHAYSNALSDEFYELASDSMNDYTAAQKVEVESFIGEVSSTISTMRVLAESPDVDLTGSTFTSYLEEWNEQGSFQITYAPIEALEAGVESNPNERDANTLDRLKAGETVVSDVRKSNRLNGYYFSIAEPIERDGRVVGALRSIVKAEKLLETSQLSSQVTLLGTLLIKGDGTVVSVSERYEQDNGKNLYDLLDSKGVSADQIIDIRSTIENDRDVATVAIGKRDGLMTFLTSIRLDVNDWTIVNFTQESALAEHSESILRSTVITAAILIVISAAACLVVALIVSRARRRARRTAERYEVLAEFSDTVLFEYSYPRDTLELTPNARGMFSLSSLTAKDYLAKGIPLIDFLEDDYDRVHMMFEQPAPPNELRTITCRARVLSGEYRWFSFTCRYLYEGTQPYMAAGKIVDITKQRETEELLTRKSQIDGLTKTLNKVTFQEKMAALLPATDKGLLFVIDMDRFKQINDEHGHSMGDRVLEGVARSLLDVFRHRDPVGRVGGDEFVAFLAGADDDAVIDAKREALETLIAEASRSLGVPIAMSVGVARYPQDGATYQQLFDAADQAMYDEKNGGRG, via the coding sequence GTGCTCGTTTCCATCGCGGTGGTGGGCCTCGTGGTGTACGCGATCTTCCATGCCTATTCCAACGCGCTGAGCGATGAGTTCTACGAACTTGCAAGCGACAGCATGAACGATTACACGGCCGCGCAAAAAGTGGAAGTCGAGTCGTTCATCGGCGAAGTGAGCTCCACTATCTCCACGATGCGCGTGCTTGCTGAGTCTCCCGACGTCGATCTGACGGGCTCCACGTTCACGTCGTATCTGGAAGAGTGGAACGAGCAGGGATCCTTCCAGATCACGTACGCGCCTATCGAAGCGCTCGAAGCGGGTGTTGAAAGCAACCCCAACGAGCGGGATGCCAATACGCTTGATCGTTTGAAGGCGGGCGAGACCGTGGTGTCCGATGTGCGTAAATCGAACCGCTTGAACGGCTACTATTTCAGCATCGCCGAGCCGATCGAGCGCGACGGGCGCGTGGTGGGCGCGCTGCGCAGCATCGTGAAGGCCGAGAAGCTGTTGGAAACGAGCCAGCTGAGCTCGCAGGTAACGCTGCTGGGAACCCTGCTGATCAAAGGCGACGGCACCGTCGTCTCAGTTTCGGAACGCTATGAGCAGGACAACGGCAAAAATCTGTACGACCTTCTGGACAGCAAGGGTGTTTCCGCAGACCAGATTATCGATATTCGCTCGACCATCGAGAACGATCGCGACGTGGCAACCGTGGCCATAGGCAAACGTGACGGACTCATGACGTTCCTCACGTCCATCCGCCTCGATGTGAACGACTGGACCATCGTCAACTTCACGCAGGAAAGCGCGCTGGCCGAGCATTCCGAAAGTATCCTGCGATCAACGGTTATCACCGCGGCAATTCTGATCGTGATCAGCGCCGCAGCATGCCTTGTGGTTGCGCTGATCGTCAGTCGCGCCCGCCGTCGCGCACGGCGCACGGCCGAGCGCTACGAAGTGCTCGCCGAGTTCTCCGATACCGTGCTGTTCGAGTACTCCTATCCGCGTGACACCTTGGAACTCACGCCGAACGCGCGCGGGATGTTCTCGCTCAGCTCGTTGACCGCGAAGGACTATCTGGCCAAGGGCATTCCGCTCATCGACTTCCTCGAAGACGATTACGACCGCGTGCATATGATGTTCGAGCAGCCTGCGCCTCCGAACGAGTTGCGCACCATCACGTGCCGCGCGCGGGTTCTTTCCGGCGAGTACCGCTGGTTCTCGTTCACGTGCCGCTATCTGTACGAGGGAACGCAGCCCTACATGGCCGCAGGGAAGATCGTCGACATCACGAAACAGCGTGAAACCGAGGAATTGCTGACGCGCAAATCGCAGATCGACGGTTTGACCAAGACGCTCAACAAAGTGACGTTCCAGGAGAAGATGGCTGCGCTGTTGCCCGCCACCGACAAGGGATTGCTGTTCGTCATCGACATGGATCGCTTCAAGCAGATCAACGACGAGCACGGCCACAGCATGGGCGATCGCGTGCTCGAAGGAGTGGCGCGGTCGCTGCTCGACGTGTTCCGGCATCGCGATCCGGTGGGACGCGTTGGCGGCGACGAGTTCGTGGCGTTCCTTGCGGGAGCCGACGACGATGCGGTGATAGATGCGAAGCGCGAGGCTCTGGAAACGCTGATCGCAGAAGCCTCGCGCTCGCTGGGCGTGCCCATCGCCATGAGCGTCGGGGTGGCGCGCTACCCGCAGGACGGCGCCACCTATCAACAACTGTTCGACGCGGCCGATCAGGCCATGTACGACGAGAAGAACGGTGGACGCGGCTAG
- a CDS encoding LCP family protein gives MASRNSRTNRKEARSSRAPQSARAVRSARAAQSGRIAPRDQAAAFSRDAYGDSSSYRPAYTPGSQGAGANGAYERQTAASQYSRNNPNYSAARKKSGRGKKIALGVIIAVLVVAVGGGSAFALWKNSINDQLTKGNKSDEEIMAINDTLKADKDMTFTEPFYMMLIGTDEAEDSTEDMHRSDTNIVVRIDPEKNQATMVSIPRDTKIEIDGYGTNKFNAAYAYDGAAGAIREANQLLNVEISHYAEVNFGKLKDLVDAVGGVDVEVSERVDDPDADGTSAHPEWPRVIIEEGEQHLNGNEALVFARSRAYADGDFTRTANQRKLIMAIVNKVLDLNATDLLGAVQAASQCVTTDLAVGDIVALAQQFQDEGDLTIYSAMVPSTTAMIGDVSYVINDPVATKEMMKLVEAGEDPSTVVSTGNVDIPESTGSTGGGTTGTYDNSGYGTGVGTGADTSGYYDPGYVDPTTGDGSYNGGYVDNGYTDNTGGTGDAGAGGYDEGTAGTTTGGGGTSDPGYTDPGTYDGTASAA, from the coding sequence ATGGCGTCAAGAAACTCACGAACGAACCGCAAAGAGGCGCGCTCTTCGCGAGCTCCCCAGTCGGCGCGCGCCGTGCGTTCGGCACGAGCCGCGCAATCGGGCCGCATCGCCCCGCGCGATCAGGCGGCCGCTTTCTCTCGCGACGCCTATGGCGATAGTTCTTCGTATCGGCCGGCGTATACCCCTGGCAGCCAGGGTGCGGGCGCGAACGGCGCATACGAGCGTCAGACCGCGGCAAGCCAGTACTCGCGCAACAACCCGAACTATTCCGCCGCTCGCAAGAAATCGGGTCGCGGCAAGAAGATCGCACTCGGCGTGATCATCGCCGTCCTCGTGGTGGCCGTCGGCGGAGGATCTGCGTTCGCTCTGTGGAAGAACTCCATCAACGATCAGCTGACCAAGGGAAACAAGTCCGACGAAGAGATTATGGCCATCAACGACACCCTCAAGGCCGACAAGGACATGACGTTCACCGAGCCGTTCTACATGATGCTGATCGGCACCGACGAAGCCGAGGACAGCACCGAGGACATGCACCGCTCCGACACGAACATCGTGGTGCGCATCGACCCCGAGAAAAACCAAGCGACGATGGTGTCCATCCCTCGCGATACGAAGATCGAGATCGACGGGTACGGCACGAACAAGTTCAACGCCGCCTACGCGTACGATGGGGCAGCGGGCGCCATTCGCGAGGCGAACCAGCTGCTGAACGTCGAGATCTCGCATTACGCCGAAGTGAACTTCGGCAAGTTGAAGGATTTGGTCGATGCCGTGGGCGGCGTGGACGTCGAAGTCAGCGAGCGCGTGGACGACCCCGATGCGGACGGCACGTCGGCGCATCCCGAGTGGCCGCGCGTCATCATCGAGGAGGGCGAGCAGCACCTCAACGGCAACGAGGCCCTCGTGTTCGCGCGCAGCCGCGCCTACGCCGATGGCGACTTCACGCGCACGGCGAATCAGCGCAAGCTGATCATGGCCATCGTCAACAAGGTGCTGGATCTGAACGCCACCGACTTGCTGGGCGCCGTCCAAGCGGCATCTCAGTGCGTTACCACCGACTTGGCGGTGGGCGACATCGTCGCGCTCGCCCAGCAATTCCAGGACGAAGGCGACCTCACCATCTACTCGGCGATGGTGCCCTCGACCACCGCGATGATCGGCGACGTGTCCTATGTCATCAACGATCCCGTGGCCACCAAGGAAATGATGAAGCTGGTCGAGGCGGGCGAGGATCCGAGCACGGTCGTTTCGACTGGCAACGTGGACATCCCCGAATCCACGGGCAGCACCGGCGGTGGAACGACGGGCACGTACGACAATTCAGGATACGGCACGGGCGTCGGCACGGGCGCGGACACTTCCGGCTACTACGATCCCGGTTACGTCGATCCGACGACGGGCGACGGATCGTACAACGGAGGCTACGTCGACAATGGGTACACCGACAACACCGGGGGAACCGGCGACGCTGGAGCCGGCGGATACGACGAAGGTACGGCAGGCACCACCACGGGCGGCGGCGGAACCTCCGATCCAGGTTACACCGATCCGGGCACGTACGATGGAACGGCCTCGGCAGCCTAG
- a CDS encoding helix-turn-helix domain-containing protein, with amino-acid sequence MLGENVRRMRSYSNITKTRLALMVEIGRPLLNKIENGTADIRLSVITKLADSLATTPDFLLTKHSDEGIRAEIEHRKANAPAAVPRHARLY; translated from the coding sequence GTGCTGGGAGAGAACGTCAGGCGCATGCGCTCGTACAGCAACATCACCAAAACGCGCCTCGCGCTCATGGTGGAGATCGGGCGCCCGCTTCTCAACAAAATCGAGAACGGGACGGCCGACATACGGCTGTCGGTCATCACGAAGCTGGCCGACTCCCTCGCCACGACGCCGGACTTCCTGCTGACGAAGCACAGCGACGAAGGCATTCGGGCCGAGATCGAGCACCGGAAAGCCAACGCGCCTGCCGCCGTCCCACGTCATGCGCGGCTTTACTGA
- a CDS encoding VanZ family protein, which yields MEDRTQRVKPSKKFAAASWALVVAWACFIFFMSSNTSTGLNTGLGIFSSIYQAMQAVQAQLLGPGVDVLSSIAHFCEYTVFGALLANALRCHMPLRRACLIAIACASLYGVSDEIHQLFVPERMCDPVDWMVDTAGATLGSGIAYAVLRKRSDGGVRPQ from the coding sequence GTGGAGGATCGGACGCAGCGCGTGAAGCCGTCGAAGAAGTTCGCTGCCGCCAGCTGGGCGCTCGTGGTGGCGTGGGCGTGTTTCATCTTCTTCATGTCATCGAACACGAGCACGGGGCTCAACACGGGGCTCGGCATCTTCTCGAGCATCTACCAGGCGATGCAGGCCGTGCAGGCGCAGCTGTTGGGGCCGGGCGTGGACGTGCTCTCGTCCATCGCGCACTTCTGCGAGTACACGGTGTTCGGCGCACTGCTGGCCAATGCGTTGCGCTGCCACATGCCGTTGCGTCGGGCGTGCCTCATCGCCATCGCGTGCGCGAGCTTGTACGGGGTGAGCGACGAAATCCACCAGCTGTTCGTGCCCGAGCGCATGTGCGATCCGGTCGACTGGATGGTGGACACCGCAGGAGCCACGCTGGGTTCGGGTATCGCGTATGCGGTGCTGCGCAAGCGTTCGGACGGGGGCGTTCGTCCTCAGTAA
- a CDS encoding HAD family hydrolase — MDRFDTLVFDLDGTLLDTLPDLVVLTNAALNEQGFPSRTTDEVHSFVGNGARALMYQAVPADATPEQAEAAMRRWMELYPVIGNKLTKPYPHMEETLAELSRRGIGLGVLSNKFDQGVHDVIDAYLPNLFAVQYGERADIPRKPDPTGLLRSIAELGSVPDRTAYVGDSPGDVAVSRNAGTFAVGVAWGYHHADALREAGADLVIEDARELLQLVDAR, encoded by the coding sequence ATGGATCGGTTCGATACGCTGGTGTTCGACCTCGACGGCACGTTGCTCGATACGCTGCCTGATTTGGTGGTGTTGACGAACGCCGCCCTCAACGAGCAGGGGTTCCCCAGTCGCACAACCGATGAGGTTCACAGCTTCGTGGGCAACGGCGCCCGCGCGCTCATGTATCAGGCCGTTCCGGCCGACGCGACTCCCGAGCAGGCCGAGGCTGCCATGCGCCGTTGGATGGAGCTGTACCCCGTCATCGGGAACAAGCTGACGAAGCCCTACCCGCACATGGAGGAAACGCTCGCCGAGCTCTCACGGCGCGGCATCGGCTTGGGCGTGCTGTCCAACAAGTTCGACCAGGGCGTACACGACGTGATCGACGCTTACCTCCCCAACCTGTTCGCCGTGCAGTACGGCGAACGCGCGGACATTCCGCGCAAGCCGGACCCCACGGGGCTGCTGCGCTCCATCGCCGAGCTGGGCTCCGTGCCGGATCGCACGGCGTACGTGGGAGACTCGCCGGGAGATGTGGCGGTGTCGCGCAACGCCGGCACGTTCGCCGTCGGCGTGGCGTGGGGTTACCACCATGCGGACGCTCTGCGCGAAGCGGGAGCCGACCTTGTCATCGAAGACGCGCGCGAGCTGCTGCAGCTCGTGGATGCGCGCTAG
- a CDS encoding tyrosine-type recombinase/integrase — translation MGRLACDKPYNVDEARKKKGLPRRRRKDPRATAYELTIRVPAEYRAYFDGKRKLTRTVFALNKKDDLKAQARAFEDEKNEELERRLEERGWVRRDAGQREGEFCTTPLGDYIERYIAIRSNGSVSPETIRNETSNARYVNATIGSIPINEVTSDDIEDCLLKVPELSEKWALERQKAWEENRKTAEWAKRHGSLAKPFKPLRVAGPDKQAKILKFLREVMNYALEKEDIAKNVAKAKFLTRVFKKSKPLIDPLMADDAARFLHEVELLAVGFLKLSLLLLLNTGMRPEEMLAVRTGNIIFGEDETVIKITSVVSRDGKEIIDYPKSDASRRSVPVDAYTADVAKLWIELKSKLMREMGLRPTMNMPLCSPGITVWSYQNWKRNWDEFARKVGFEGVRPYALRHTFATLNLANGENIKTVSVLMGHASSAYTLDLYAGYVPNTGLGIGTRYMNYLRRAA, via the coding sequence TTGGGCAGGCTGGCATGCGACAAGCCCTACAACGTGGACGAGGCGCGCAAGAAGAAGGGGCTGCCGCGCCGCAGGCGCAAAGACCCCAGGGCCACCGCCTACGAGCTCACCATCAGGGTGCCGGCAGAGTACCGGGCCTACTTCGACGGGAAGAGGAAGCTCACGCGCACCGTGTTCGCCCTCAACAAGAAGGACGACCTCAAGGCGCAGGCGAGGGCGTTCGAGGACGAGAAGAACGAAGAGCTCGAAAGAAGGCTGGAAGAGCGCGGATGGGTGAGGCGGGACGCCGGGCAGCGTGAGGGGGAGTTCTGCACCACGCCGCTCGGCGACTACATCGAGCGCTACATCGCCATCCGCAGCAACGGCTCGGTATCTCCCGAAACCATCAGGAACGAGACGTCCAACGCGAGGTACGTGAACGCGACCATCGGGAGCATCCCGATCAACGAGGTCACCTCCGACGACATCGAGGACTGCCTTCTCAAGGTCCCCGAGCTGTCGGAGAAGTGGGCCCTCGAGCGCCAGAAGGCGTGGGAGGAGAACCGCAAGACCGCCGAGTGGGCCAAGAGGCACGGGTCACTCGCTAAGCCCTTCAAGCCCCTTAGGGTGGCGGGCCCGGACAAGCAGGCGAAGATCCTCAAGTTCCTGCGCGAGGTCATGAACTACGCCCTGGAGAAAGAGGACATCGCGAAGAACGTGGCCAAGGCGAAGTTCCTCACCCGCGTGTTCAAGAAGAGCAAGCCGCTCATCGACCCACTCATGGCCGACGACGCCGCGCGCTTCCTGCACGAGGTAGAGCTGCTGGCGGTCGGCTTCTTGAAGTTGAGCCTCCTGCTGCTCCTCAACACCGGGATGCGGCCGGAGGAGATGCTCGCGGTGCGCACGGGCAACATCATCTTCGGTGAGGACGAGACCGTCATCAAGATCACGAGCGTGGTCAGCCGCGACGGGAAGGAGATCATCGACTACCCCAAGTCCGATGCCTCCCGGCGCTCGGTCCCCGTCGACGCCTACACTGCGGACGTCGCGAAGCTGTGGATAGAGCTGAAGTCCAAGCTGATGCGGGAAATGGGCCTCAGGCCGACCATGAACATGCCCCTTTGCTCTCCCGGCATCACGGTCTGGTCATATCAGAACTGGAAGAGGAATTGGGACGAGTTCGCCAGGAAAGTCGGCTTCGAGGGCGTGCGGCCCTATGCCCTGCGCCACACCTTCGCCACCTTGAACCTCGCCAACGGCGAGAACATCAAGACGGTGTCGGTGCTCATGGGCCATGCGAGCTCGGCCTACACGCTGGACCTCTATGCGGGCTACGTGCCGAACACGGGGCTCGGCATCGGGACGAGGTACATGAACTACCTGAGACGGGCCGCCTAA
- a CDS encoding helix-turn-helix domain-containing protein has product MDGNCGEVEVDEDRLVAADPDGLYLFMLNGYPYMMTPDQVAAFTGTTSQEIRKLLARDEMRGCRIGVRWLVPKLALLNYLYKDRRAE; this is encoded by the coding sequence ATGGACGGAAACTGCGGCGAGGTGGAAGTTGACGAAGACCGGCTCGTAGCGGCCGACCCCGACGGGCTCTACCTGTTCATGCTCAACGGTTACCCCTACATGATGACGCCAGACCAGGTGGCCGCGTTCACGGGCACGACGAGCCAGGAGATACGCAAGCTGCTCGCCCGCGACGAGATGCGGGGGTGCCGCATCGGGGTTCGCTGGCTTGTGCCGAAGCTGGCGCTTCTCAACTACCTCTACAAAGATCGCCGCGCGGAATGA
- a CDS encoding helix-turn-helix domain-containing protein — protein MEHAKLVVVRMEEARELRGISVAELARRASIDRKRLWYILDGQRQMRADEFVRLCVVLNLGLGNFLTSEMARELTRRR, from the coding sequence ATGGAACACGCGAAGCTCGTGGTCGTGAGGATGGAGGAGGCGCGGGAGCTGCGCGGCATCAGCGTGGCCGAGCTCGCGCGCCGGGCCTCCATCGACCGCAAGCGGCTGTGGTACATCCTCGACGGCCAGCGCCAGATGAGGGCCGACGAGTTCGTGCGGCTCTGCGTCGTGCTCAATCTCGGCTTGGGGAACTTCCTCACATCCGAGATGGCGCGGGAGCTCACGAGGCGTCGATAG
- a CDS encoding VirD4-like conjugal transfer protein, CD1115 family, which translates to MRPARVVATAVLSALAFALADAYVGCLLSLPGNPAWNLSAALRGLPAYLAGHGPLSLDAAALATGLVAACAPWLAWAWSLTHGRAQRQGEEHGSARWGTVREGRRFMDLKDPDNNVVLTERFGMAMSRPDHDRRYERNRNVLVVGGSGAGKTRGFFEPNVMQMSANYLVTDPKGESLPRLGSMLEAAGYEILSFNTVDFSKSLHYNPLAYVEDEADILEFVACLIDNTSGDKEHAGDPFWENAERLLYVALIGYLVRHCPPADRSLSGLVTLLSLAKAKEADEDYRSPLDLLFEEVETGLRYVAAEGEAPFDPGRRASYAPGAGRWVKVAEPIAIDADFCLLHYKMFKDAAGKTLKSILVSCNTRMEPFAIPQVRELVRFDEMELDRLGDEGERRAVFAIMSDTSSLYSFLFAIMMWQAMNILCKRALLRYGGALPTPVMLLMDEFANIGKLPDVEKMVAVVRSRNISMAFGLQSLSQLKSAYKDDAATIVDCCDTTLFLGGKSTDTVKEIAESVGKETVTTVTWNESRGAQASSTRNWNTVERDLIQPAEVAKLPRDEAIVLIAGASPLRDRKYDVSRHPRWRSVYPGHPGADYESPFDFGEYAEKARAEKERGEGERAEC; encoded by the coding sequence ATGAGGCCGGCGCGAGTCGTCGCGACGGCGGTCCTCTCGGCGCTGGCCTTCGCCCTGGCGGACGCCTACGTCGGCTGCCTACTGTCGCTTCCCGGCAACCCCGCTTGGAACCTCTCCGCCGCCCTCCGCGGCCTTCCCGCCTATCTCGCTGGCCACGGCCCCCTCTCGCTCGATGCTGCCGCGCTCGCGACGGGGCTCGTGGCCGCCTGCGCCCCCTGGCTCGCATGGGCCTGGTCGCTCACCCATGGGCGGGCCCAGCGCCAGGGGGAGGAGCACGGCAGCGCGCGCTGGGGCACCGTGCGCGAGGGCCGCAGGTTCATGGACCTCAAGGACCCCGACAACAACGTCGTCCTCACCGAGCGATTCGGCATGGCCATGAGCCGCCCCGACCACGACCGGCGCTACGAGCGCAACCGCAACGTGCTGGTGGTGGGCGGCTCCGGCGCTGGCAAGACGCGCGGGTTCTTCGAGCCCAACGTCATGCAGATGTCGGCCAACTACCTGGTGACCGACCCCAAGGGCGAGTCGCTCCCCCGTCTCGGGAGCATGCTGGAGGCGGCCGGGTACGAGATCCTCTCGTTCAACACGGTGGACTTCTCGAAGTCGCTGCACTACAACCCGCTCGCCTACGTCGAGGACGAGGCGGACATCCTGGAGTTCGTCGCCTGCCTCATCGACAACACATCCGGCGACAAGGAGCACGCGGGCGACCCCTTCTGGGAGAACGCCGAGAGGCTGCTCTACGTGGCCCTCATCGGCTACCTGGTGCGTCACTGCCCGCCCGCCGACCGGTCGCTCTCGGGGCTGGTCACGCTGCTCTCGCTCGCCAAGGCCAAGGAGGCCGACGAGGACTACAGAAGCCCGCTCGACCTCCTGTTCGAGGAGGTCGAGACGGGCCTGCGATACGTCGCGGCCGAAGGCGAGGCCCCGTTCGACCCCGGGCGCCGCGCTTCGTACGCCCCCGGCGCGGGCCGCTGGGTCAAGGTGGCCGAGCCCATCGCGATCGACGCGGACTTCTGCCTGCTGCATTACAAGATGTTCAAGGACGCGGCCGGCAAGACCTTGAAGTCCATCCTCGTCTCGTGCAACACGCGCATGGAGCCCTTCGCGATACCCCAGGTGCGCGAGCTCGTGCGCTTCGACGAGATGGAGCTCGACCGCCTGGGAGACGAGGGCGAGCGGCGCGCCGTGTTCGCGATCATGTCGGACACCTCGTCGCTGTACTCGTTCCTCTTCGCCATCATGATGTGGCAGGCCATGAACATCCTGTGCAAGCGGGCGCTCTTGCGCTACGGCGGCGCGCTTCCCACCCCCGTGATGCTGCTCATGGACGAGTTCGCCAACATCGGCAAGCTCCCCGACGTGGAGAAGATGGTCGCCGTGGTGCGCAGCCGCAACATCTCGATGGCCTTCGGCCTGCAATCCCTCTCCCAGCTCAAAAGCGCCTACAAGGACGACGCGGCGACCATCGTCGACTGCTGCGACACGACGCTGTTCTTGGGCGGCAAGTCCACCGACACGGTGAAGGAGATCGCGGAGTCGGTGGGCAAGGAGACGGTGACCACCGTCACGTGGAACGAGAGCCGGGGAGCCCAGGCATCCTCGACCCGCAACTGGAACACCGTCGAGCGCGACCTCATCCAGCCCGCCGAGGTGGCGAAGCTGCCCCGCGACGAGGCGATCGTCCTCATCGCGGGAGCGAGCCCTTTGCGCGACAGGAAGTACGACGTGTCGCGGCACCCGAGGTGGCGCTCCGTCTACCCCGGCCATCCGGGGGCGGATTACGAGAGCCCCTTCGACTTCGGGGAGTACGCGGAGAAGGCGCGGGCGGAGAAGGAACGAGGAGAAGGAGAACGCGCGGAATGCTAG
- a CDS encoding PrgI family protein: protein MLSVSVHKDIGEYIEKVVGKLSARTLACTAGGLASSVAAAAVSNLVFGVPVDAATLPVMAASMPFWLMGFWRPKGLPAEKFLPLLADHLLEDGVLVYATGSRPGSSAGPVACPKVDGRARRAARRKGAERRGPESI from the coding sequence ATGCTGAGCGTATCGGTCCACAAGGACATCGGGGAGTACATCGAGAAGGTGGTGGGGAAGCTCTCGGCCCGCACGCTCGCCTGCACCGCCGGAGGCCTCGCCTCGTCGGTCGCGGCGGCGGCCGTGTCCAACCTCGTTTTCGGCGTGCCCGTGGACGCGGCGACGCTGCCCGTCATGGCGGCCTCCATGCCGTTCTGGCTCATGGGGTTCTGGAGGCCCAAGGGCCTTCCCGCCGAGAAGTTCCTGCCGCTTCTGGCCGACCACCTGCTCGAGGACGGGGTGCTCGTCTACGCGACGGGATCGCGCCCCGGCTCGTCGGCGGGGCCCGTGGCGTGCCCGAAGGTCGACGGGCGCGCGCGGCGCGCCGCCAGGAGGAAGGGGGCCGAGCGCCGTGGGCCGGAAAGCATCTGA